One window from the genome of Musa acuminata AAA Group cultivar baxijiao chromosome BXJ1-4, Cavendish_Baxijiao_AAA, whole genome shotgun sequence encodes:
- the LOC135658874 gene encoding bifunctional TH2 protein, mitochondrial-like, producing the protein MRSLSPFLLLLRIHNRVPFSSLPSPSIRSRFRPSKRYLSDLGFSEKLPSVAAADRRGSPSRSTSLARCAADPSSPTVGAGMEMVAKAAAASGEGSVARRFWIGSWKEALFASYTPFVVCLAAGKLNMDTFRNYIAQDVYFLRAFAQAYEMAEEFADDDETKAAITELRKAVLDELKMHDSVVQEWGIDPTKEIIPNPATLKYTEFLLATAGGKIEGGKGHGKIVTPFEKTKIAAYTVGAMTPCMRLYAFLGKELQLHLQYEGNGHPYKKWIDTYSSAGFEASAVQIEDLLDKLSVSLTGEELEIIEKLWCHAMKLEIEFFNAQPIVQPVVVPLTKLHDPTNHLVIFSDFDLTCTVLDSSALLAEIAILTASKPGQSGTDTLSVQRSPSDVRNSWDVLSKQYTEEYEQCIESLLPPEQAKIFDNESLYKSLEQFSNFEKQANSRVIESGLLKGMNLEDIKRTGECLTLQDGCKEFFQNVVKIKQKLNAEFHILSYCWCADLIRSAFSSVGCLNELGIHSNEFNYDGSVSTGEILRMMESPLDKVKTFKSIIANLASEEKHLSVYIGDSVGDLLCLLEADVGIVIGSSLSLRRVGEQFGVSFVPLYSGSIKKQREVIEDANVWKGGLSGVVYTASSWTDIHAFLLGA; encoded by the exons ATGCGATCCCTctcccccttcctcctcctcctccgaatcCATAACCGCGTCCCCTTCTCTTCCTTGCCCTCGCCTTCGATCCGCTCCCGATTTCGTCCCTCGAAGCGATATTTATCGGATCTCGGCTTCTCTGAGAAGCTTCCTTCGGTCGCCGCCGCTGATCGGAGGGGTTCGCCTTCGAGATCGACCTCCCTTGCTCGCTGCGCCGCGGATCCTTCGTCCCCCACGGTTGGTGCAGGCATGGAGATGGtggcgaaggcggcggcggccTCTGGAGAAGGCTCCGTGGCCAGGCGGTTCTGGATCGGCTCCTGGAAGGAGGCCCTGTTTGCGTCGTATACCCCCTTCGTGGTGTGCCTCGCCGCGGGGAAGCTGAACATGGACACCTTCCGCAACTACATTGCCCAGGACGTGTACTTCCTCAGGGCGTTCGCTCAAGC CTATGAGATGGCAGAAGAATTTGCtgatgatgatgaaaccaagGCTGCAATCACTGAGCTGAGGAAAGCTGTTCTTGATGAGCTTAAAATGCATGATTCAGTCGTCCAA GAATGGGGAATCGACCCCACCAAAGAGATAATTCCCAACCCAGCAACACTAAAGTACACTGAGTTCTTGCTTGCGACTGCTGGTGGGAAAATTGAAGGTGGGAAAGGACATGGGAAAATAGTTACTCCCTTTGAGAAGACAAAAATTGCTGCCTACACAGTTGGTGCTATGACCCCTTGCATGAGGCTTTATGCATTCTTGGGCAAAGAGCTTCAGTTGCATTTGCAATATGAGGGAAATGGTCATCCATACAAGAAGTGGATTGACACTTACTCCTCTGCAGGTTTTGAG GCATCTGCCGTTCAAATAGAAGACTTGCTTGACAAACTGAGTGTTTCATTGACTGGCGAGGAGCTTGAAATAATAGAAAAGCTTTGGTGCCATGCTATGAAACTTGAAATTGAATTCTTCAATGCTCAGCCAATTGTCCAACCGGTGGTTGTTCCATTAACAAAACTGCATGATCCGACAAATCATCTGGTTATTTTTTCTGATTTTGACTTGACTTGCACTGTGCTCGACTCCTCTGCCTTACTAGCTGAGATTGCAATCTTAACCGCATCCAAGCCTGGTCAGAGTGGGACTGATACTTTGAGTGTTCAAAGGTCACCTTCAGATGTGAGGAACTCCTGGGATGTTCTTTCTAAGCAGTATACTGAGGAGTATGAGCAATGTATCGAAAGCTTACTTCCACCAGAGCAAG CAAAGATATTTGATAATGAAAGCCTTTACAAAAGCCTTGAGCAGTTCTCCAATTTTGAAAAACAAGCAAATTCTAGGGTCATAGAGTCAGGATTGCTGAAGGGAATGAATTTAGAAGATATCAAGAGAACTGGGGAGTGTTTGACCCTCCAAGATGGCTGTAAAGAATTTTTTCAGAATGTTGTAAAGATAAAACAAAAACTTAATGCCGAGTTCCACATACTGTCATATTGTTGGTGCGCAGACCTTATAAGATCAGCTTTTTCTTCAG TTGGTTGTCTAAATGAGTTGGGCATACACTCGAATGAGTTCAACTACGATGGATCTGTTTCAACGGGTGAAATTCTCAGAATGATGGAGTCTCCCTTGGACAAGGTTAAGACATTCAAAAGCATCATAGCCAACCTTGCCAGTGAAGAAAAGCATTTGTCTGTCTACATTGGGGATTCAGTTGGTGATTTGCTTTGCTTGCTGGAAGCAGATGTTGGTATCGTCATAGGATCAAGCTTAAGCTTGAGGAGAGTTGGGGAGCAATTTGGTGTGTCTTTCGTTCCGCTCTACTCTGGTTCGATAAAGAAACAACGGGAAGTTATAGAGGATGCTAATGTCTGGAAGGGAGGGTTGTCTGGTGTTGTCTACACAGCGTCTAGCTGGACAGATATACATGCTTTTCTTTTGGGGgcatag